The following coding sequences are from one Triticum dicoccoides isolate Atlit2015 ecotype Zavitan chromosome 4A, WEW_v2.0, whole genome shotgun sequence window:
- the LOC119286182 gene encoding uncharacterized abhydrolase domain-containing protein DDB_G0269086-like: MALSSSRPHHLLRRFHASARALSRVEPHEFSQPSDYLGSWAERAPATVAAGGGDTREAWARLERLRKGYAREVGELRRQYAYEAQLLEAERQRKAEARAEAARVANEERKAAKAAAAQTRAAERRAFELDFRQALMKERAQKLESWRNKEKLKAQKKAEHRELLRRQSSVWVAEDKMEKKILEAIMHTTPL, from the exons ATGGCGCTCTCCTCCTCCAGGCCACACCACCTCCTCCGCCGCTTCCACGCTTCCGCGCGGGCTCTGTCGCGGGTGGAACCGCACGAGTTCTCGCAGCCCAGCGACTACCTCGGGAGCTGGGCGGAGCGCGCCCCCGCCACGGtcgccgcgggcggcggcgacacACGGGAGGCTTGGGCACGGCTCGAGCGGCTGCGCAAGGGGTACGCGCGCGAGGTGGGGGAGCTGCGGCGTCAGTACGCCTACGAGGCGCAACTGCTGGAGGCCGAGCGGCAGCGCAAGGCGGAGGCACGTGCCGAGGCCGCCCGCGTCGCCAACGAGGAGCgcaaggccgccaaggctgccgccgcgcaGACCAGGGCCGCCGAGCGCCGCGCCTTCGAGCTCGATTTCCGCCAGGCCCTC ATGAAAGAAAGAGCTCAGAAGCTGGAGAGCTGGAGGAACAAGGAGAAGCTGAAAGCACAGAAGAAGGCGGAGCACAGGGAGCTCTTGCGCAGGCAGAGTTCTGTCTGGGTTGCTGAGGATAAAATGGAAAAGAAAATTCTTGAGGCTATCATGCATACCACCCCTCTCTGA